One window of the Streptomyces sp. TS71-3 genome contains the following:
- a CDS encoding type VII secretion system-associated protein: protein MPDDIREAARSAPDHWLGMVDPGWTDEAPPPDWAVIGEWRSGPTGQVEEWRPNDDYRPSPRMRGWPEPSDPVDEAAQLAVTGYGPREDAVRALSAAEVAVLRAPGGGPLLAEGPDGSPLVPVFTAGRHQPFLPALAHDTVAAGELARTLAAEGTALSVNPAGPAHLVVGADEVLRAQDATSSESTPRTEDTPRSGDTPRSGDTPRSGDTPRSGDTPRSGDTPRSGDTPRSGDTPRSEDATPSEDTPRTGDATPSGDTPAPTTTQAAPDPHLPTSTGRTP, encoded by the coding sequence GTGCCCGACGACATCCGCGAGGCGGCCCGCAGCGCCCCCGACCACTGGCTGGGCATGGTGGACCCGGGGTGGACCGACGAAGCACCACCGCCGGACTGGGCCGTCATCGGCGAGTGGCGGTCCGGGCCGACCGGGCAGGTCGAGGAGTGGCGGCCCAACGACGACTACCGTCCCTCCCCCCGGATGCGCGGCTGGCCCGAGCCCTCCGACCCGGTGGACGAGGCCGCCCAACTCGCCGTCACCGGTTACGGGCCGCGGGAGGACGCCGTCCGCGCCCTGTCCGCGGCCGAGGTGGCCGTGCTGCGTGCGCCCGGCGGCGGACCGCTGCTCGCCGAGGGGCCCGACGGCTCGCCGCTCGTGCCCGTCTTCACCGCCGGGCGCCATCAGCCCTTCCTCCCGGCGCTCGCCCACGACACCGTGGCCGCCGGCGAACTCGCGCGCACCCTCGCGGCGGAGGGTACCGCGCTGAGCGTCAACCCCGCGGGCCCGGCACACCTCGTCGTCGGCGCGGACGAGGTACTGCGTGCCCAGGACGCCACCTCCTCCGAGAGCACACCCCGCACCGAGGACACACCCCGCAGCGGGGACACACCCCGCAGCGGGGACACACCCCGCAGCGGGGACACACCCCGCAGCGGGGACACACCCCGCAGCGGGGACACACCCCGCAGCGGGGACACACCCCGCAGCGGGGACACACCCCGCAGCGAGGACGCCACGCCCTCCGAGGACACACCCCGCACCGGGGATGCCACGCCCTCCGGGGACACCCCCGCCCCCACGACCACTCAGGCCGCGCCCGACCCCCACCTCCCCACCTCCACCGGAAGGACGCCATGA
- a CDS encoding PQQ-binding-like beta-propeller repeat protein, with protein MLAGAGIGGYFLLDRSGIIHSADPDTPKKPADALPIRWQTQLPKPDTVGSSLGGLPALWTTKTDNPVYADEKGGVRAFDHATGRKLWTLQTPKGASEVCAAAPEPSPDGVGAVAFDAGGDDCAFLDVFDTDTGRTLWTKNLASGYKSTAPRIAVGRHAVITDAGGGVRMYSVSGGHVVFIPYARGHDCGDDADWTGDHLATSSSCSDAKPKNELDIRDLEFGDTYKFPGDARDVQLVAGDRPLTVVFQGKDDDSPESVQTYDDGKPQKAFQLPAKVQFDRNGVYVDSDQSVMVSSYDDNTGTGAVDLRTGKLLWSKKNTVTVGTGDGGAIAVQGSGDMSKPSKLVSIDLHSGAVKTMGTLYVAGNPSATDLQGAGFTWSGNVLYVVTDDGRTGKDTLTLRAFESES; from the coding sequence GTGCTCGCCGGGGCGGGCATAGGCGGGTATTTCCTCCTCGACCGCTCCGGCATCATCCACTCCGCGGATCCGGACACGCCGAAGAAGCCCGCCGACGCGCTCCCGATCCGGTGGCAGACGCAGCTGCCCAAGCCGGACACCGTCGGCAGCTCCCTCGGCGGGCTCCCCGCGCTCTGGACCACCAAGACCGACAACCCCGTATACGCCGACGAGAAGGGCGGTGTCCGCGCCTTCGACCACGCCACCGGCAGGAAGCTGTGGACCCTCCAGACGCCCAAGGGGGCCAGCGAGGTCTGCGCCGCGGCCCCGGAGCCGAGCCCGGACGGCGTGGGAGCGGTCGCGTTCGACGCGGGCGGCGACGACTGCGCGTTCCTCGACGTCTTCGACACCGACACCGGCCGGACCCTGTGGACGAAGAACCTCGCGAGCGGCTACAAGAGCACGGCCCCGCGCATCGCCGTCGGCCGCCACGCCGTGATCACGGACGCGGGCGGCGGTGTGCGGATGTACTCCGTCTCCGGCGGCCACGTCGTGTTCATCCCCTACGCCCGCGGTCACGACTGCGGCGACGACGCGGACTGGACGGGCGACCACCTCGCCACGTCGAGCAGTTGCAGCGACGCGAAGCCTAAGAACGAACTCGACATCCGCGACCTGGAGTTCGGCGACACCTACAAGTTCCCGGGCGACGCCCGCGACGTCCAGCTCGTGGCGGGCGACCGCCCGCTGACCGTCGTCTTCCAGGGCAAGGACGACGACTCGCCCGAGTCGGTGCAGACCTACGACGACGGCAAGCCGCAGAAGGCGTTCCAGCTGCCCGCCAAGGTGCAGTTCGACCGGAACGGCGTCTACGTCGACTCCGACCAGTCGGTGATGGTCTCCTCGTACGACGACAACACGGGGACCGGGGCCGTCGACCTCAGGACCGGCAAGCTGCTCTGGTCGAAGAAGAACACGGTCACCGTCGGGACCGGGGACGGCGGCGCGATCGCCGTGCAGGGCTCGGGCGACATGAGCAAGCCGTCGAAGCTGGTCTCCATCGACCTGCACAGCGGTGCGGTGAAGACCATGGGGACCCTCTACGTCGCGGGGAACCCCTCGGCCACCGACCTCCAGGGAGCCGGCTTCACCTGGTCGGGAAACGTGCTGTACGTGGTGACGGACGACGGCCGCACCGGCAAGGACACGCTGACCCTGCGCGCGTTCGAGAGCGAGTCCTGA
- a CDS encoding ABC transporter substrate-binding protein, producing MGVPADRLTGFPDDFGADVFVSGFQASVAPADRGDLADRSPLLVLRVPGDAAACRAGVHRVVEALRGSIDNDGKLVPYAYLDAVQDDRLLYERHGMAGRRPVPGPEHMTPDRHPNFHVIRQLVAYIREHPESWPGEHVRELRAYVCEQHKAEQLGLLGALPGSPPVLGDVTVRNLLLRLAWALTLGEVPRRLWAWWRSRKVMRGWLAGLKMAGGNRKLFPAMDQIAAVQAARLRVDRLDEQALQTFEDLLTRALLEDLRVPRVGGILPRRRRRTRRPVIIVAVPPPGQEGSRAAERFLRALHKAQEGARQPGPLVVAVGQPTEALLRDLGSPAESDLAQAAHRLSHRDGAPVVLVPLSANAMERPGLPVPPVPRKGHGLSWRTEAWLEVSVVVLALIGASLYTVPKPVDTRCVGGSDSVAESAQATPTRVLPKTWYDSAREAVDTENRRVEDLAAKRTVRTVVAFGSNSPRSETDALFDGTIPELRGIALWQMRQNQEADSDDSQVLLRVDVRPTGTGFKDAVPEAEKLVQRVRGENAPGKKEYEKVVGVLGYAQSRGETKAALDVLARAGIPAIGTTATADELLEGQAHQTYWPLTPTNSREAAIEADFARKENIVARPGTQDSCSPARRAIVIENAEDLYSRSLAAKFIEKFTGPRPQVFDYNQDDVFGHTPSGAVPLSDAGELSDQVCRVLKAEPDSVVYWSARARDFSAFINAVDRQGTCTSDDITVLGGNELTNVSMTGVYSNKSWLRLYYSMHRLPAGDRRASERTRQFVAMYEAFVRKTTRGEDPWAQDGHSAVAYDAFHVLSEAVDQAGHVDKAISRSSVLLTLGAGITFDGATGLVSYKKGVNGAPQDKTLVLVRQLADEPEVVAVCGAYGPDVPSRTQGVPCGG from the coding sequence ATGGGTGTACCGGCCGACAGACTCACCGGTTTTCCGGACGACTTCGGAGCGGACGTCTTCGTCAGCGGGTTCCAGGCGAGCGTGGCGCCCGCGGACCGGGGGGACCTGGCGGACAGGAGCCCGCTGCTCGTCCTGCGGGTCCCGGGAGACGCCGCCGCGTGCCGGGCCGGTGTGCACCGCGTCGTGGAGGCGCTGCGGGGGTCGATCGACAACGACGGCAAGCTCGTGCCGTACGCGTACCTGGACGCCGTGCAGGACGACCGGCTGCTGTACGAGAGGCACGGCATGGCCGGCCGCAGGCCCGTGCCGGGCCCTGAGCACATGACACCCGACCGCCATCCGAACTTCCACGTCATACGGCAGCTCGTGGCGTACATCAGGGAGCACCCCGAGAGCTGGCCCGGGGAGCACGTGAGGGAGCTGCGCGCGTACGTGTGCGAGCAGCACAAGGCGGAGCAGCTGGGCCTGCTGGGGGCGCTTCCGGGCAGTCCCCCGGTGCTGGGCGACGTCACCGTCAGGAACCTGCTGCTGCGGCTCGCGTGGGCCCTGACGCTCGGTGAGGTGCCGCGCCGGCTGTGGGCCTGGTGGCGCTCCCGGAAGGTGATGCGGGGGTGGCTCGCCGGTCTGAAGATGGCGGGCGGCAACAGGAAGCTGTTCCCGGCGATGGACCAGATCGCCGCCGTGCAGGCCGCCCGGCTCCGGGTGGACCGGCTCGACGAGCAGGCGCTCCAGACGTTCGAGGACCTGCTCACCCGGGCCCTGCTGGAGGACCTGCGGGTGCCGAGGGTGGGCGGCATCCTGCCCAGGCGGCGCCGCAGGACACGGCGGCCGGTGATCATCGTGGCGGTTCCGCCGCCCGGGCAGGAGGGCTCCCGGGCGGCCGAGCGCTTCCTGCGCGCGCTGCACAAGGCGCAGGAGGGGGCCCGGCAGCCGGGTCCCCTCGTCGTCGCCGTGGGGCAGCCCACCGAGGCCCTGCTGAGGGACCTGGGCAGCCCCGCGGAGAGCGATCTGGCGCAGGCGGCGCACCGGCTCAGCCACCGGGACGGCGCGCCGGTCGTGCTGGTGCCCCTGAGCGCGAACGCGATGGAGCGGCCGGGACTGCCGGTACCCCCGGTGCCGCGGAAGGGGCACGGTCTCAGCTGGCGCACGGAGGCGTGGCTCGAAGTGTCGGTCGTGGTGCTCGCGCTGATCGGCGCCTCGCTCTACACCGTCCCCAAGCCCGTGGACACCCGGTGCGTCGGCGGCAGCGACTCGGTGGCCGAGTCCGCCCAGGCCACGCCCACCCGCGTGCTTCCCAAGACCTGGTACGACTCCGCGCGCGAGGCGGTCGACACCGAGAACCGGCGGGTGGAGGACCTGGCGGCGAAGCGGACGGTGCGGACCGTCGTGGCCTTCGGGTCCAACTCTCCCCGGTCCGAGACGGACGCGCTGTTCGACGGGACCATTCCGGAGCTGCGCGGCATCGCCCTGTGGCAGATGCGGCAGAACCAGGAGGCGGACTCCGACGACTCCCAGGTCCTCCTGCGCGTGGACGTGCGCCCCACCGGGACGGGGTTCAAGGACGCCGTGCCGGAGGCCGAGAAGCTCGTCCAGCGGGTCCGCGGCGAGAACGCGCCCGGGAAGAAGGAGTACGAGAAGGTCGTCGGCGTGCTCGGGTACGCGCAGAGCCGGGGCGAGACCAAGGCCGCGCTCGACGTGCTCGCCCGGGCCGGGATCCCCGCGATCGGCACCACCGCGACCGCGGACGAGCTGCTGGAGGGCCAGGCCCACCAGACCTACTGGCCCCTGACACCCACCAACTCGCGCGAAGCGGCCATCGAGGCCGACTTCGCCCGCAAGGAGAACATCGTGGCCCGGCCGGGCACGCAGGACAGCTGCTCCCCGGCCCGGCGGGCCATCGTGATCGAGAACGCCGAGGACCTCTACAGCCGCAGCCTCGCCGCGAAGTTCATCGAGAAGTTCACCGGCCCCCGGCCGCAGGTGTTCGACTACAACCAGGACGACGTCTTCGGGCACACCCCGTCCGGTGCGGTGCCCCTGTCCGACGCCGGCGAGCTCTCGGACCAGGTGTGCCGGGTGCTGAAGGCGGAACCGGACTCGGTCGTGTACTGGTCGGCGCGGGCGCGCGACTTCTCCGCGTTCATCAACGCCGTCGACCGCCAGGGCACCTGCACCAGCGACGACATCACCGTCCTCGGCGGCAACGAGCTGACCAACGTCTCGATGACCGGGGTGTACAGCAACAAGAGCTGGCTGCGGCTGTACTACTCGATGCACCGCCTGCCGGCCGGGGACCGCAGGGCCAGCGAGAGGACCAGGCAGTTCGTCGCCATGTACGAGGCGTTCGTGCGGAAGACGACGCGCGGGGAGGACCCCTGGGCGCAGGACGGGCACTCCGCGGTCGCCTACGACGCCTTCCACGTGCTGTCGGAGGCCGTCGACCAGGCGGGCCACGTCGACAAGGCCATCAGCAGGTCGTCCGTCCTGCTCACCCTGGGCGCCGGCATCACCTTCGACGGTGCCACCGGACTGGTCTCGTACAAGAAGGGTGTCAACGGGGCCCCGCAGGACAAGACCCTCGTGCTGGTCCGCCAGCTGGCCGACGAGCCGGAGGTCGTCGCGGTGTGCGGGGCGTACGGTCCCGACGTGCCCAGCCGGACGCAGGGGGTGCCGTGCGGGGGCTGA
- a CDS encoding YceI family protein has protein sequence MISRLLGRKSAAKRGAGPLSGLSVPPTAGVLTCRVLDPVSEPVRQAEYTLTDAQGRKVAGGETDPFGSIVAMVPLGEYRLSVSAESFSPYRGGVSLLEGGKIVSLGDVTLQIAPTLPMPEPGDWEIEAAHTRIGFTARHIGLAQVYGRFDNFAGAIRMSDPIEDSAMHVVIDASSIDTNVRMRDDHLRSADFLDVERFPTLEFYSDQFQHRGGNKWIVTGGLTLHGVTRTVNLDAQYQGIRVGMEGETRAAVKATTELHREDFTINWQTMLARGIAVVGSSIKIDLDIQIVPKGTELKFK, from the coding sequence ATGATCAGCCGCTTGCTTGGCCGTAAGTCCGCCGCGAAGCGCGGGGCGGGCCCGTTGTCCGGTCTCTCCGTGCCACCGACCGCGGGGGTCCTCACCTGCCGGGTCCTCGACCCGGTCAGCGAGCCGGTCAGGCAGGCGGAGTACACGCTGACCGACGCCCAGGGCCGCAAGGTCGCCGGTGGGGAGACCGATCCCTTCGGCAGCATCGTGGCGATGGTGCCGCTCGGCGAGTACCGCCTGTCGGTCTCGGCCGAGAGCTTCAGCCCCTACCGCGGAGGCGTCTCGCTCCTGGAGGGCGGCAAGATCGTCTCCCTGGGCGACGTCACCCTCCAGATAGCCCCGACGCTGCCCATGCCGGAGCCGGGCGACTGGGAGATAGAGGCGGCGCACACCCGCATCGGCTTCACCGCGCGCCACATCGGCCTCGCCCAGGTGTACGGCCGCTTCGACAACTTCGCGGGTGCGATCAGGATGAGCGATCCGATCGAGGACTCCGCGATGCACGTCGTGATCGACGCCAGCTCGATCGACACCAACGTCCGCATGCGCGACGACCACCTGCGGTCGGCGGACTTCCTGGACGTGGAGCGCTTCCCGACCCTGGAGTTCTACAGCGACCAGTTCCAGCACCGCGGCGGCAACAAGTGGATCGTCACGGGCGGCCTGACACTCCACGGCGTCACCCGCACGGTGAACCTGGACGCCCAGTACCAGGGCATCCGTGTCGGCATGGAGGGCGAGACCCGCGCGGCCGTCAAGGCCACCACCGAGCTCCACCGCGAGGACTTCACGATCAACTGGCAGACCATGCTGGCCCGGGGCATCGCCGTCGTCGGCTCCAGCATCAAGATCGACCTCGACATCCAGATCGTCCCGAAGGGGACGGAACTCAAGTTCAAGTGA
- a CDS encoding RICIN domain-containing protein, which yields MTASPSPPHGDGREQAASEEPQRTSSAPAESGSGASARAESALLSGSAATRATAPAAALPPEAEPAEQEAAAEAGATKAAEAKAAAKAPQAKPAVKAAEAEAPEAEPVPEPGVAGAVSEAGEASEAASEAASEAAAEARTETGTEADAHAASAEAAPEAEAASDALAAAAAEPAAAAEPAPGRPRKSMLAGAAIAGALLISVPFLLTGNGGGGEKAVRSDAPAGTVLSDGQAAGSSSGVFGAESPSSSGSDPRHHHPAQHAAGAAGAPTGHGSGSPSDVKSPDGHTSHHQATSQTPTKAHAGSTGTHAGGSSGGSGGSGGSGGSGGSGPTVQSVSRIQSHASGRCIDVVDGQKASGTPLQVWDCGGVAWQQWSFYSDGTVRSLGKCMTLASGSTSNGTPITLNDCNGSSSQQFRLVAAHDLVNPGADKCVDVKDQGTANGTRLQLWTCNGQDNQKWSSA from the coding sequence ATGACGGCTTCCCCATCCCCTCCCCACGGCGACGGACGTGAGCAGGCCGCGTCCGAGGAACCCCAGCGCACGTCCTCCGCGCCGGCCGAGTCCGGATCCGGGGCCTCCGCCAGGGCCGAGAGCGCACTCCTCTCCGGGTCCGCCGCGACGCGGGCCACCGCGCCGGCGGCCGCGCTTCCGCCCGAGGCCGAGCCTGCCGAGCAGGAGGCGGCGGCCGAGGCCGGAGCGACGAAGGCGGCCGAGGCGAAGGCCGCCGCGAAGGCACCCCAGGCGAAGCCGGCCGTGAAGGCGGCAGAGGCCGAGGCGCCCGAAGCGGAGCCGGTCCCGGAGCCCGGCGTCGCCGGAGCGGTGTCCGAAGCCGGCGAGGCGTCAGAGGCCGCCTCCGAAGCGGCCTCCGAAGCCGCTGCCGAGGCCCGCACGGAGACCGGCACCGAGGCGGACGCGCACGCCGCTTCCGCCGAGGCCGCCCCGGAGGCCGAGGCCGCCTCCGACGCACTCGCCGCCGCGGCGGCAGAGCCCGCCGCGGCGGCCGAACCCGCGCCCGGCAGGCCCCGCAAGAGCATGCTGGCCGGCGCCGCCATCGCGGGTGCGCTGCTGATATCCGTACCGTTCCTGCTCACCGGGAACGGCGGCGGGGGCGAGAAGGCGGTCCGGTCGGACGCACCGGCCGGGACCGTGCTGTCGGACGGTCAGGCGGCCGGCTCGTCGTCCGGTGTCTTCGGCGCCGAGTCCCCCTCGTCCTCCGGCTCCGATCCGCGCCACCACCACCCGGCGCAGCACGCGGCGGGAGCGGCCGGGGCCCCGACCGGGCACGGGTCGGGCTCCCCGAGCGACGTGAAGTCGCCGGACGGGCACACCTCGCACCACCAGGCGACCTCCCAGACGCCGACGAAGGCCCACGCGGGATCCACGGGCACGCACGCCGGGGGTTCATCGGGCGGGTCCGGCGGGTCCGGCGGGTCCGGCGGCTCCGGCGGCAGCGGTCCCACCGTGCAGTCCGTCAGCCGGATCCAGAGCCATGCGTCCGGCCGCTGCATCGACGTCGTGGACGGCCAGAAGGCCAGCGGCACGCCGCTCCAGGTGTGGGACTGCGGCGGCGTCGCCTGGCAGCAGTGGAGCTTCTACTCCGACGGCACCGTCCGCTCGCTGGGCAAGTGCATGACGCTGGCCTCCGGGTCGACCTCCAACGGCACCCCGATCACGCTGAACGACTGCAACGGCAGTTCCTCGCAGCAGTTCCGCCTGGTCGCCGCGCACGACCTGGTCAACCCGGGCGCCGACAAGTGCGTGGACGTGAAGGACCAGGGGACCGCCAACGGAACCCGCCTCCAGCTGTGGACCTGCAACGGGCAGGACAACCAGAAGTGGAGCAGCGCCTGA
- a CDS encoding type VII secretion system-associated protein — MSGQTPQEAPGRDAPEPAAGPGADGTVAVADDGARAPDLGGWAARLRAVPVGTQDGTAPSTSDGAAAVPEVPDDVREAARLVPDHWLGVVDPMWDDEKDPPAWAIVGQWRSDAGGEVVEWADNPDYRPSPAMLDWDDPQDAVDEAVQLAATGYGPVAEVARVLAAAEVAVLVDAADTPVTAAAPDGTAVVPAFSSQSHVTKMGAFRHRVVPVSELVGQIPERHRLYLNPAGPVGFVVDHDALMEAIREAAG; from the coding sequence GTGAGCGGCCAGACACCTCAGGAGGCGCCCGGACGGGACGCACCGGAGCCCGCTGCGGGCCCCGGGGCCGACGGCACCGTGGCCGTCGCGGACGACGGCGCCCGGGCCCCGGACCTCGGCGGCTGGGCGGCGCGCCTGCGTGCCGTCCCCGTCGGCACCCAGGACGGGACCGCGCCCTCGACGTCCGACGGCGCCGCGGCGGTCCCGGAGGTGCCCGACGACGTCCGCGAGGCGGCACGGCTCGTCCCCGACCACTGGCTGGGCGTCGTCGACCCCATGTGGGACGACGAGAAGGACCCCCCGGCGTGGGCGATCGTCGGGCAGTGGAGGTCGGACGCCGGCGGGGAGGTGGTCGAGTGGGCGGACAACCCCGACTACCGTCCCTCGCCCGCGATGCTCGACTGGGACGACCCGCAGGACGCCGTGGACGAGGCCGTCCAGCTGGCGGCCACCGGGTACGGGCCCGTGGCGGAGGTCGCGAGGGTGCTCGCAGCCGCGGAGGTCGCGGTGCTCGTGGACGCGGCGGACACGCCCGTCACGGCGGCGGCACCGGACGGCACGGCGGTGGTGCCGGCCTTCAGCTCGCAGTCGCATGTGACGAAGATGGGTGCTTTCCGGCACCGGGTCGTGCCCGTATCGGAACTGGTCGGCCAGATCCCCGAAAGACACCGGCTGTACCTTAATCCGGCGGGTCCTGTCGGGTTCGTCGTCGACCACGACGCACTCATGGAGGCGATCCGCGAGGCAGCCGGGTAG
- a CDS encoding metallophosphoesterase — translation MSDSSRETGEGAGWGSAGPGTYRRLMPADVKRVSWLDPRTLWLARNGLLASWFGDPTGRERSRWVAQRAEAGAPADKVVRRDDPDRFSFMVLGDTGEGGDAQYAVVPGFLKAARGTAFAVIASDVIYPVGRTDEYGPKFFRPYRDYPAPVYAIPGNHDWYEGLGGFMRVFCGDAPPLAPEPAPRPLGRAWWRRLLWHRPRPADERRLAEARELRSQPAQQAVQPGPYWAVDAGPLRIVGIDTGLLGTVDAEQGAWLREVSQGPRPKILITGSPLYVNGERHPCAIEGGGTVDDIVRDPAHHYVAAVGGDIHNYQRYPVDVDGRTIQYVVSGGGGAFMHATHTIPAVSVGNVTERDFRCYPLRGDSLALYSVLYGRRLRLRRFFALTAAQATAVVAERLGVPAERTGGAPVRITWRVRLVASLLGAGRRREGRSRFRLPVWEVCSDLFSSSSATYWPPFFKSFLRLDVTPDSVTLRCFSATGKRAQELHPPVEDEVVIPLTVRAGAAAPGEPAGVRDLTVQA, via the coding sequence ATGTCTGACTCGTCACGCGAGACCGGCGAGGGCGCCGGCTGGGGGAGCGCCGGACCTGGCACCTACCGCCGGTTGATGCCCGCCGACGTCAAGCGGGTCTCGTGGCTCGACCCGCGCACGCTGTGGCTGGCCCGCAACGGCCTGCTGGCGTCCTGGTTCGGCGACCCCACGGGCCGGGAGCGGAGCCGGTGGGTGGCGCAGCGGGCCGAGGCCGGCGCCCCCGCGGACAAGGTGGTGCGGCGCGACGACCCGGACCGCTTCTCCTTCATGGTGCTGGGGGACACCGGCGAGGGCGGCGACGCCCAGTACGCGGTGGTGCCCGGGTTCCTGAAGGCCGCCCGGGGCACCGCGTTCGCGGTGATAGCCAGCGATGTGATCTACCCGGTGGGCAGGACCGACGAGTACGGCCCCAAGTTCTTCCGCCCGTACCGGGACTACCCGGCGCCCGTCTACGCGATACCGGGCAACCACGACTGGTACGAGGGCCTCGGCGGCTTCATGCGGGTGTTCTGCGGCGACGCACCGCCCCTCGCGCCCGAGCCCGCGCCCCGGCCGCTGGGCCGTGCCTGGTGGCGCCGGCTGCTGTGGCACCGGCCGCGCCCGGCCGACGAGCGGCGCCTGGCCGAGGCGCGCGAGCTGCGCTCCCAGCCGGCGCAGCAGGCCGTCCAGCCCGGTCCGTACTGGGCCGTCGACGCGGGACCGCTGCGGATCGTGGGCATAGACACCGGCCTGCTCGGCACCGTCGACGCCGAGCAGGGCGCGTGGCTGCGCGAGGTGTCGCAGGGGCCCCGCCCGAAGATCCTCATCACCGGCTCACCCCTGTACGTGAACGGCGAGCGCCACCCCTGCGCCATCGAGGGCGGTGGCACCGTCGACGACATCGTCCGCGATCCGGCACACCACTACGTGGCGGCGGTGGGCGGCGACATCCACAACTATCAGCGGTATCCGGTGGACGTGGACGGCCGCACCATCCAGTACGTGGTCTCGGGCGGCGGCGGCGCGTTCATGCACGCCACGCACACCATCCCCGCGGTGTCCGTCGGGAACGTCACCGAGCGGGACTTCCGGTGCTATCCGCTGCGCGGCGACTCGCTGGCCCTGTACAGCGTGCTCTACGGGCGCCGGCTGCGCCTGCGCCGCTTCTTCGCGCTCACCGCGGCGCAGGCGACGGCCGTCGTGGCGGAGCGGCTCGGGGTCCCGGCGGAGCGCACCGGGGGCGCGCCCGTCCGGATCACCTGGCGCGTCCGCCTGGTGGCGAGCCTGCTCGGCGCGGGCCGCCGCCGCGAGGGCCGCTCCCGCTTCCGCCTTCCGGTGTGGGAGGTCTGCTCCGACCTCTTCTCCTCCAGTTCGGCCACGTACTGGCCGCCGTTCTTCAAGTCGTTCCTGCGGCTGGACGTGACACCGGACTCCGTCACGCTGCGCTGCTTCTCCGCGACCGGCAAGCGCGCCCAGGAACTCCACCCGCCGGTCGAGGACGAGGTGGTCATCCCGCTGACCGTCCGTGCCGGCGCGGCGGCTCCTGGCGAACCCGCCGGGGTGAGGGACCTGACCGTTCAGGCGTGA